CTGCGTCCCGGCTTCGGCGTCCTGCAAACGCAAATCGTGGCTGAGCAGGCGCGGAAACTTGAAGCAGAATTTGAAGGCCGGCGGCGTTTCCTCGCGCCATTTTTGCACGCTGGCCGGTTTCGGCAGGGCGTAAAACGTGGTGTTGCCCTCCACCGTGTTGAACACGGAGGCATATTGTTGCAGAAAATCGGGCGGCTTTGCCTCTCTCGTAAAAAATTCGCCGACCCAGTTTTTGTTGCTCCAGATCGGGCAGCCGAGGTAGTAGGATAAGTTTGTCATGAAAAATTATCCGCGGGAATGCGCGCCAAATCTGCAATAACCGCGCGCGGCTGTTCTTGCCCGCCAATGATTCGCCCTTCAACTCGCGACGGCTGCGGGCCAACAGCCACGCCGGCATCGGTGTCAAGTTAAGGA
The Cytophagia bacterium CHB2 DNA segment above includes these coding regions:
- a CDS encoding DUF72 domain-containing protein, giving the protein MTNLSYYLGCPIWSNKNWVGEFFTREAKPPDFLQQYASVFNTVEGNTTFYALPKPASVQKWREETPPAFKFCFKFPRLLSHDLRLQDAEAGTQ